One Actinosynnema pretiosum DNA segment encodes these proteins:
- a CDS encoding type VII secretion-associated protein, with protein sequence MSLRVAVDFGTSSTCVAVSVRGREPQVVVVDGQPIVPSAVFAAADGTLFVGQEAERQAAVDPARYEPHPKRRVDESELLLGATVLPVADAVRAVLSRAVDEARRFAGGAPVDQLVLTHPAAWGSVRTGVLLRAARGLGREVRLVPEPVAAAVFHSASHAVPEGAALAVLDLGGGTVDASVVVRRAGSFQVLATEGDPGFGGADIDQALLEHIGGTLAEADRAAWAQLVEGRELADRRKRRVLRQDVRGAKETLSRHSYTDVPLPPPLPDAHVTRLDLERLVAEPLARAAGLVASTARAAGLEPGALAAVFLVGGTSRVPLVARLVLEQTGAVPTSIDQPETVVARGALLASAPGPADKPRASGTEGATTRITPADEAATRKLAAGEIPRTDGPTRKITRRMTAPPLSGPFAPQPPSAQIPAAQPPAQPSHQQPSPQQLPHPLPPPRLTHFPTTLPPQPRPPARRSRVPLVVGGVLALVLVVGAATAYALAGGWWSGSGPGPSSSPPPAADERVTAQYDYRFSRPEGWEQSGSDAQERRVQLKPAGSAGDGAVLVVQERRLNYDATAEPGRAEAELRAQYEAGGGNLSDFDARASFADKDVVRFREAGQGASTDWYVVFQGRVQVSVGCRYADQDRERVRSACEHVVRTLSVTS encoded by the coding sequence ATGAGCCTGCGCGTCGCCGTCGACTTCGGCACGTCCAGCACCTGCGTGGCCGTCTCGGTGCGCGGCCGGGAACCGCAGGTCGTCGTGGTCGACGGCCAGCCGATCGTCCCGTCCGCCGTGTTCGCCGCCGCCGACGGCACCCTGTTCGTCGGCCAGGAGGCCGAGCGGCAGGCCGCCGTGGACCCCGCGCGCTACGAGCCGCACCCGAAGCGCCGCGTCGACGAGTCCGAGCTGCTCCTGGGCGCCACGGTGCTGCCGGTGGCCGACGCGGTGCGCGCCGTGCTGTCCCGCGCCGTCGACGAGGCGAGGCGCTTCGCGGGCGGCGCCCCGGTCGACCAGCTCGTGCTCACCCACCCCGCCGCGTGGGGCTCGGTGCGCACCGGCGTGCTGCTGCGGGCCGCGCGCGGACTGGGCCGCGAGGTCCGGCTGGTGCCGGAACCGGTCGCCGCCGCGGTGTTCCACTCCGCGTCGCACGCCGTGCCCGAGGGCGCCGCGCTGGCCGTGCTCGACCTGGGCGGCGGCACGGTCGACGCCAGCGTCGTGGTGCGCCGCGCCGGGTCGTTCCAGGTGCTGGCCACCGAGGGCGACCCCGGCTTCGGCGGCGCGGACATCGACCAGGCGCTGCTGGAGCACATCGGCGGCACGCTCGCCGAGGCCGACCGCGCGGCGTGGGCGCAGCTCGTGGAGGGGCGGGAGCTGGCCGACCGGCGCAAGCGGCGGGTGCTGCGGCAGGACGTGCGCGGCGCCAAGGAGACCCTGTCCCGGCACTCCTACACCGACGTGCCGCTGCCGCCGCCGCTGCCCGACGCGCACGTGACCAGGCTCGACCTGGAGCGGCTGGTGGCCGAGCCCCTGGCGCGGGCCGCCGGGCTGGTGGCGTCCACCGCGCGCGCCGCCGGGCTGGAGCCGGGCGCGCTGGCGGCGGTGTTCCTGGTCGGCGGCACGAGCCGGGTGCCGCTGGTGGCGCGGCTGGTGCTGGAGCAGACCGGCGCGGTGCCGACCAGCATCGACCAGCCGGAGACCGTGGTGGCCAGGGGCGCGCTGCTCGCGTCCGCGCCCGGTCCGGCCGACAAGCCCCGCGCGTCCGGGACCGAGGGGGCGACCACCCGGATCACCCCGGCCGACGAGGCCGCCACCCGCAAGCTCGCCGCGGGCGAGATCCCCCGGACCGACGGGCCCACCCGCAAGATCACCCGGCGGATGACGGCGCCGCCGCTGTCCGGCCCGTTCGCCCCGCAGCCCCCGTCCGCGCAGATCCCGGCCGCGCAGCCCCCGGCGCAGCCCTCGCACCAGCAGCCCTCGCCCCAGCAGCTCCCGCACCCGCTGCCGCCGCCCCGGCTGACCCACTTCCCGACCACCCTCCCGCCGCAGCCCCGACCGCCCGCGCGCCGCAGCCGGGTGCCGCTGGTGGTCGGCGGGGTGCTCGCGCTGGTCCTCGTGGTCGGCGCGGCCACCGCCTACGCCCTCGCGGGCGGCTGGTGGTCCGGATCGGGCCCCGGTCCGAGCTCGTCCCCGCCGCCCGCCGCCGACGAGCGCGTCACGGCCCAGTACGACTACCGCTTCTCCCGACCCGAGGGCTGGGAGCAGTCCGGCAGCGACGCGCAGGAGCGCAGGGTGCAGCTCAAGCCCGCGGGCTCGGCGGGCGACGGGGCGGTGCTGGTCGTGCAGGAGCGCAGGCTCAACTACGACGCGACCGCCGAACCCGGCCGCGCGGAGGCCGAGCTGCGCGCCCAGTACGAGGCGGGCGGGGGCAACCTGTCCGATTTCGACGCGCGGGCGTCGTTCGCGGACAAGGATGTGGTGCGCTTCCGCGAAGCGGGCCAGGGCGCCTCGACCGACTGGTACGTGGTGTTCCAGGGGCGCGTGCAGGTCAGCGTCGGCTGCCGGTACGCGGACCAGGACCGCGAGCGGGTGCGGTCCGCCTGCGAGCACGTGGTGCGGACCCTGTCCGTGACGAGCTGA